From Arachis hypogaea cultivar Tifrunner chromosome 3, arahy.Tifrunner.gnm2.J5K5, whole genome shotgun sequence:
AGCAACGTTCCTCAACTACAATTTCAGAAGAGGGAGCTTTTATATCCTCATTGTCAAAACCTCTTTCCCcatttcaaaatgaaaaaaaaaaaaagaatgaaagaaaatacggaaaataaagcatagaaaagaggaggaagaagtgtAAGAGATCACTCAGGTCAGCGGGGTGGTCGACACGCAAAGCAATCTCAAGAAAGAGAGAAAGCACTGCATTCCGGTCTGTTGAGCTTGAATTTCATGGAGTCATCACCGTGACCTCCCACACATCTTTTATTGAAAAAACAAACCATAAGAAATATTTTCAAATATGAAAAAATAGTAGAATCATGAATCGGTTGTCATCAAGAAATTGTTACACATCTTATATTGAAAAAACAAGCGAGAGAAGAATCGGTAATCAACAAGAAATTGTCACAAAACTAATAATGAAAAAACCAATAAGAATTACAAAGATGATAATACAGTAGAATCATGAATCGGTTTATCAACAAGAAATTGTTAAAAGGTACCTCCTGCCTCCCACTTCCTATTAAGGCTTTCATAAGATCGGTGATGAGTGAAGATAGAGACTGAATTTATAGGAAGCAAATAGGGTTTAAGGGAGCTCTTGGGCCTCGGCCCTATGATGTAGGCCCATTAAATTGGGGCTAGAAAGAGGTCTCTGCCTTCTACGTATGCCCATTTAAAATAGGTATTATTGGGCCTCGGTCCGATAATGAACCCAAtacttttttgaaaaaattcagaAAATGGCGGTGGCCAGTGGCCAGTGGCCAGGGAGTTAACGAGTGGTGACAAGTCGCGCACGCACTTCTGGTGAGACTTGAGaggtgtctctctctctctcccgccATTGAAGTAACTTACTGTTATCTGTATCTCACACTAAGAATTAGAATCAAAATGAGGTTGTTGTTCTCTGTCTccgcttctgcttctgcttctattTTTCTAAATCCTTCATCTCATCCACTTCATCTTCCTCAGGTGCTTCTTTCACACTtttcacctctctctctctctctctctctctctctctctctccttaccTTAATGACGCCATTTCTGTTCTCATAATTTAGGGTTCATTCATCCAACCTTGTAAGTTTCGGATTCTCTCGGAGCAGAGTCTCTGTTTGAGGCTCACAACTTTCCGTTTGAGTTGCAGGAGAAGGTACCGTAACACACAAACACTAGCACTGCTACACATTAATTATCATTATCATTCAGAAGTTGATTTTTAGCTATTATATCATTCTGAAGGTTTATTTAGTGCTAACTCTATAGATTAGAAATTTAAATGAGAATGTTATCAAGAATAGTGAATTTGGCGTGTTTGGATCTAAAAAACACAGGGGAACTTTCATATGTGCAGCCAAAAATCAAGAAGCCGAGGATGCTTTCAAGAAGACCGTCGAAATCGATATACTTATAGATATGCTTAGGGAAGCTAATCCTCACCAGGTAAACTATTTCTGTCTTTcattttcctcttcttttatTAGTTATTTGTTTGATTTCTTGATTGTAGCCATATTTTATGGTTCGTGATGCTTGGACTCAAATGTCATGTGTTGATAGATTTTGGATTTTGGTTTTTCAATGATGATATTGTTTTGCATCGTTATCAGCTTCAGAAAATTGTTCTTGAGAATATCCTTGCTTTCAATCCAACCTTCTGGATACGACTTGCGGCAAGGTCTGACACATGCAAGTCCGAGGATGATAAAGTACAATATTAAACTTTTCTGAATATTTCATTATTTGCTTTCTGTGCAAAATTCTTTTATTATACTACataattttgtttgtttgttgttGAAATGTAGAAAGATTATGAAGAGTTGGCTGCAACTGTTATGAACGTGGTGGATCGCGTGGTTCATAAGACCAAGGTATCCCTTCATCTTCAGTTGGCCAACAATTGTTAACAAGTGATTTGACTTTCTTTCTTGGTATTTCTTCTTGTGTTGCAGGAGAAGATAGAGTCTGCCACTGATGTCCTGAAGGGTGTGCTAAAACCTGTGGTTGACAATGAAGGAGAGATTTCATGGCCTCCAAGAGATCCTCAGGGACTCACACTGATGGAAATGgtgagttttgttttgtttgtcacCTACCCTTTGCTGGCCTCTTTTATTGGAAGGCctttcttattcattttaaatTACACTGTTTTTCTGCACCTATGGATCATTATTAATATTAACGTATCAAGTTTATTAAATTTCATACTATTTGATAATCATTGATGATGGACCCAATCCTATGACATACAAGTAACCACAGCATTGATTGTCTATGCATCTTGGCAAATGATATATAAACTCTAGTTTGTCTACTTCTTAAGGTATTTTGGCTCTACCATTACTTTCAAGTGGAGTTGACAGCTGGTTAGACTGCAGATAATGTTAGCATGATACTTTCTCTGTAGAGTGCAATTGTAGTGTTTTAGAAATTCAATCCAACGCCTTTTGCCTTAAGTTTAAATTTTTCTGATGAAAcatatacatcaaacaattcatacCATATAAACATTACAGCTGTATTTTATAATGCCTTCATATCTCTTCAATTATTTAGCTGTATAACCAATGATCTATCATTTTGCTTTAAGACTCATGTTACTCAAAATCCCAATGCATCACATAACATATTTGCTTTGTTATAGTGAAGTCTTGGCTCTCTCTATTCACAGAGCGTGTTAGATGATGTTTTTTATTCTCATCAATGAAAATTAACGCTGCAATACAATTTTCACATCAATAATCATTTACTGTAATGTGCGTGAGATCTCCAGAGGCAGAGTATTATTCATCTTCAAGTTTTATGAAAAATGAATTGGACAAGACTTAAAAGAGACCAAATGACTAACAACAATAATGAACATGTTTATGTATAAGTAATTGCTATATATTGTTCtgtaattccagctgaattgaaTCAAGCATAATATTTATTTGAAAGTGAAAATTTCTCTTAAGAGTTGCATATCTACTATATATAATGGGAATAGGGAGGGATTTGGTACACAAATTTTCGTTCCTAAAATACCATTATATCCATTAAAATACTTTTTGCTAATTTAGGATTTGAACCCAAGACTTCTTGATTAGACTGAAAGATATTTACCAATTTGACTAATGTcacatttattataattttatatatttaataagtaaAAAGGTAGATCATAATACACCAGTATTTATCAgcgttttttatttatctaattaaatTTGAAGTTCTAATATTTAGGAGATAAGTCAAAGGGAACAAGAAGGACAGCTAGATGAGGGCTTCCTTGCTGAAGTTAATGCACAACTACGACAAGTGAGTCTTTCTTTTCACTTCTTCTGCATGTATATGTATCCGAAAGAATTTTCAATTGTCAATGGCCGTCAGAATTTTGTATAGTTTAAGTCTTCTTTTCACAACATTTTTTTGAGATTCCTTGGTAGCTTCTAGTTCTAGTAGGATATCTCTTGGGATGTTGCATATATGCTGCTTTTGTTCGGTTTCAAGAGTATCTTATATATGATACATTCATTTATCATTTCTCTGCTGAAATTACATGTGGTATCACTTTGTGAGGCTCAACCATGTATCTTGGTTGTAATATGCAGGCAAAGGAAGATGGTGATAAGCCTGGTCTTGAGGCTATGTTGCAAAAGGTTTTGCAACTTTATGCTTCAACTGTTCTCTCGAGACGAAGTTACGCTATGAAAGGTAATTTTGTATGTGATGTATCCAATGAATGAAATGATGTTTAAAATAGATTATGTACTTGATTCTTAAGTGGTAGATCCGACATTATTTTAACACTTACTAACAAAACCATTCTTATCAGAAAAATATGGCGATCACAAAGCTGATTATGGAAATGAGAGTTGGACATTaaatttttgtcatatttttgtCTTGGCTTGTTTTCCACATATTCTTGTTGATTGGCATAAATATTAAACTTTTAATCTAATTTTGAAGATTTGTGTATTCTTCTTGCAGGGAGTGAAGTTTTGAAGGATGAACAATTCCTTGAAAATATAATCCAAGGTAATAACACCCATAAACTTTATATTCTGGTGTGTGGGTGCCTGGGTGGTGTGTCTAGTTTGAAATATAGTGTTCTACTATTAATCTGCAAGTGTGGTTACTGGTTACATATATCTTATCAACCGATTTTTGGATCCTTGCAGCTCCTGAAGAAGAATGGAACAATATTTTGATCAAAGGATTGACAATTGGTGCTGGAGATATTTCACCAGAGGAGCTCGATGCTGTCGTCAAGAAACGAATTGAGCGCACTTTAATTAGAACAGTGA
This genomic window contains:
- the LOC112789157 gene encoding uncharacterized protein isoform X2, which translates into the protein MRLLFSVSASASASIFLNPSSHPLHLPQGSFIQPCKFRILSEQSLCLRLTTFRLSCRRRGTFICAAKNQEAEDAFKKTVEIDILIDMLREANPHQLQKIVLENILAFNPTFWIRLAARSDTCKSEDDKEKIESATDVLKGVLKPVVDNEGEISWPPRDPQGLTLMEMEISQREQEGQLDEGFLAEVNAQLRQAKEDGDKPGLEAMLQKVLQLYASTVLSRRSYAMKGSEVLKDEQFLENIIQAPEEEWNNILIKGLTIGAGDISPEELDAVVKKRIERTLIRTEGGSYQQRILTEYLKGIETRAEEIVQVLQGKP
- the LOC112789157 gene encoding uncharacterized protein isoform X1; this encodes MRLLFSVSASASASIFLNPSSHPLHLPQGSFIQPCKFRILSEQSLCLRLTTFRLSCRRRGTFICAAKNQEAEDAFKKTVEIDILIDMLREANPHQLQKIVLENILAFNPTFWIRLAARSDTCKSEDDKKDYEELAATVMNVVDRVVHKTKEKIESATDVLKGVLKPVVDNEGEISWPPRDPQGLTLMEMEISQREQEGQLDEGFLAEVNAQLRQAKEDGDKPGLEAMLQKVLQLYASTVLSRRSYAMKGSEVLKDEQFLENIIQAPEEEWNNILIKGLTIGAGDISPEELDAVVKKRIERTLIRTEGGSYQQRILTEYLKGIETRAEEIVQVLQGKP